The following coding sequences are from one Arcobacter nitrofigilis DSM 7299 window:
- a CDS encoding PAS domain-containing protein, with translation MNKTKAILLTIFFVILGNIITFYFIDKSASSQINISKKMVLNESRAHFKDTIHIKDWNTQFDGVYVQSNTLKPNKYLVNNHIFTQNNKLLIKINHAWMTKQISEISNKQGDYYYKLTSLRPINPDNAPDKFEKVALKKFEKDKINEYYSFSKNLKRFTYVGALKVDANCMACHYQQNYKIGDYIGGVRITIPTSDYKNFYESLQNKVSITKIIIVLLSIFVLLVLIWFINNIYTRQDLIQEMAKKQEELYQRYKLAVDGSNSGLWDWDLVKNKVYFSKEWKEMLGYKADELLNDIKTWENLINPEDKENAVCDIQNNHNKVTKYYENTHRLRHKDGHWVWILDRGKTFFNKEDEPVRMLGFHTDITQQKELEMSLSNSQQTLLKAEKIANLAHWSLNISTMEITVSENTRRLFGLKEDATFGMKELFNTFVYEEDREEVSEKLTNSVKEKSSYAIEYRFKKYNENDIRYIHCNVEHEIISGKIVNTIGTIQDITKEVYLKQELQDKEELMIAQSRHAAMGEMISMIAHQWRQPIAVVAMGANNILADIELDSVNNDSLKENLDDIISQTEYLSQTIDDFKNFFKPNKEKDLVTVKSVFNETFKVMGKMLENNNITILQEYKSQNEIYTYSKELLQVFINIIKNAKEALIEKRQKDRIIKINEFMDNNQIIIQISDNAGGIDEDILNKIFDPYFTTKDELGTGLGLYMSKVIIEKHLNGQIQASNKDDGACFEIRFSAKDI, from the coding sequence ATGAATAAAACAAAAGCAATCTTACTTACAATCTTTTTTGTTATTTTAGGGAATATTATCACTTTTTATTTTATTGATAAAAGTGCAAGTTCTCAAATTAATATTTCTAAAAAAATGGTTTTAAATGAATCAAGGGCTCACTTTAAAGATACAATTCATATAAAAGATTGGAATACTCAATTTGATGGAGTCTATGTACAAAGTAATACACTAAAACCAAATAAATATTTAGTCAATAATCATATTTTTACACAAAATAATAAACTATTAATAAAAATAAATCATGCGTGGATGACAAAACAAATCTCTGAAATCTCTAATAAACAAGGGGATTATTATTATAAATTAACTAGTCTTAGACCCATAAATCCTGATAATGCACCTGATAAATTTGAAAAAGTTGCTCTAAAAAAGTTTGAAAAAGATAAAATAAATGAATACTACTCTTTTAGCAAAAATCTAAAAAGATTTACTTATGTAGGTGCTTTAAAAGTAGATGCAAATTGTATGGCTTGTCACTATCAACAAAATTATAAAATAGGTGACTATATTGGTGGAGTTAGAATCACTATTCCAACAAGTGATTATAAAAACTTTTATGAATCATTACAAAATAAAGTAAGTATTACTAAAATTATAATAGTGCTTTTATCAATATTTGTTTTATTGGTTTTAATTTGGTTTATTAATAATATTTACACAAGACAAGACCTTATTCAAGAAATGGCAAAAAAACAAGAAGAGTTATACCAAAGATATAAATTAGCAGTGGATGGCTCAAACAGTGGCTTATGGGATTGGGATTTAGTTAAAAATAAAGTTTACTTTTCAAAAGAGTGGAAAGAAATGTTAGGTTATAAAGCAGATGAACTTTTAAACGATATCAAAACCTGGGAAAATCTTATAAATCCAGAAGATAAAGAAAATGCGGTATGTGATATACAAAACAATCATAATAAAGTAACAAAATATTATGAAAATACTCATAGACTAAGACATAAAGACGGTCATTGGGTTTGGATATTAGATAGGGGGAAAACATTTTTTAATAAAGAAGATGAACCAGTAAGAATGCTTGGTTTCCACACTGATATTACACAACAAAAAGAGTTAGAAATGTCGCTGAGTAATTCACAACAAACTCTTTTAAAAGCTGAAAAAATAGCTAATTTAGCCCATTGGAGCTTAAACATAAGTACAATGGAAATAACTGTATCTGAAAATACAAGAAGATTATTTGGACTAAAAGAAGATGCAACATTTGGAATGAAAGAGTTATTTAATACTTTTGTTTATGAAGAAGATAGAGAAGAAGTATCAGAAAAACTTACCAATAGTGTAAAAGAAAAAAGCTCTTACGCTATTGAATATAGATTTAAAAAATATAATGAAAATGATATACGATATATACATTGTAATGTTGAACATGAAATTATTTCTGGAAAAATTGTCAATACAATAGGTACAATACAAGATATCACAAAAGAAGTATATTTAAAACAAGAACTGCAAGATAAAGAGGAACTAATGATTGCCCAATCAAGACATGCAGCAATGGGAGAAATGATAAGTATGATAGCACATCAATGGAGACAGCCAATTGCTGTTGTTGCTATGGGTGCAAATAATATTCTAGCTGACATAGAACTTGATAGTGTTAATAATGATTCATTAAAAGAAAATTTAGATGATATCATATCTCAAACAGAATATCTTTCTCAAACAATCGATGATTTTAAAAACTTTTTTAAACCAAATAAAGAGAAAGATTTAGTTACCGTTAAATCTGTATTTAACGAAACCTTTAAAGTAATGGGTAAAATGTTAGAGAATAATAACATTACTATTCTTCAAGAGTATAAATCACAAAATGAGATTTATACTTATTCTAAAGAACTTTTGCAAGTGTTTATAAATATTATAAAAAATGCAAAAGAAGCTTTAATTGAAAAAAGACAAAAAGATAGAATAATAAAAATAAATGAATTTATGGATAATAATCAAATAATAATTCAAATAAGTGATAATGCAGGTGGAATAGATGAAGATATTTTAAACAAAATCTTTGATCCTTATTTCACCACTAAAGATGAATTAGGAACAGGGCTGGGTTTATATATGTCAAAAGTAATAATTGAAAAACATTTAAATGGGCAAATACAAGCATCAAATAAAGATGATGGTGCTTGTTTTGAAATAAGATTTTCTGCAAAGGATATATAA